A window of Mucilaginibacter paludis DSM 18603 contains these coding sequences:
- a CDS encoding HAD family hydrolase → MLTYADLEPRKKALVLELDNVLYPEKDYLLQVYYLFASFLEYKELFDARVLTKLMTKTLEEEGATHVFNRVQERFNINEQYRYNFNLLHQTARLPLKLLLYQQALTLLQEAVVDRKQLFILTNGDPQQQLNKIRQMEWHGLEQYLTCYFADEIKPKPEPDALHYILKKHNLERRDIVMMGNSEADQLCAEASGVDFIEIVHK, encoded by the coding sequence ATGTTGACTTACGCTGATTTAGAACCACGCAAAAAAGCATTGGTACTCGAACTGGATAACGTATTGTATCCGGAAAAGGATTACTTGTTGCAGGTATATTATCTTTTTGCCAGTTTTTTAGAATATAAAGAGTTGTTTGATGCCCGGGTTTTAACCAAACTGATGACTAAAACGCTGGAAGAAGAAGGTGCCACCCACGTATTTAACCGGGTGCAAGAGCGTTTTAATATCAATGAGCAGTACCGGTATAACTTTAACTTGCTGCACCAAACCGCGCGCCTGCCCTTAAAGCTGTTGCTATATCAACAAGCCTTAACTTTATTGCAGGAAGCTGTGGTTGACCGCAAGCAACTGTTTATTTTGACCAATGGTGACCCGCAACAGCAACTCAACAAAATAAGGCAAATGGAATGGCACGGCCTTGAGCAATACCTCACCTGCTATTTTGCCGACGAAATTAAACCAAAACCTGAGCCGGACGCGCTTCATTATATCCTGAAAAAACATAACCTGGAGCGTCGCGATATAGTGATGATGGGGAATAGCGAGGCTGATCAATTATGTGCCGAAGCAAGTGGAGTGGACTTTATAGAGATAGTGCATAAATAG
- a CDS encoding S41 family peptidase: MKKYLYLILATLAALTSACKKNNQTASIDMVKDSVYLYAKEDYLWYDALPDYNSFNPRSYMGSNDLAALQGEVDAISQFKINPVTNYPYEYNSSNRGHAKYSFIDQGETSQVLSGNNGDFGFYPVYTPISSTDLRVRYVNPGSPAAAAGLHRGDLILSIANVPGLDVNNTTDLNAITAALSAKSIGMTLRRANGTTYAVNIAAANYTANPVMKDTVYNTSSGKKVGYLVFSVFTDSINAKPKLDAAFDYFINQGITDLVVDLRYNGGGYVSTAEYLDNLIVPAAKSGAKMYTAFYNNKLQNDQHPLLNTQFNIKPGEFSQANNTVLFSKKKSLNLSSNRVIFIVTGRTASASELTINNLRPHMDVKLIGTKSYGKPVGFFNIPINRYQLYITEFETKNAANQGGYYAGMTPASADYPGYLSADDVTKDFGDPTEGLLSHALSYIDVGTYAIASPKVESMGNTTLSVQQQNNLDGKLNDHAFNGMIFNSRMKRK; encoded by the coding sequence ATGAAAAAATACCTTTACCTGATTTTGGCTACACTTGCAGCGCTAACCTCGGCATGTAAAAAAAATAACCAGACGGCGAGTATCGACATGGTGAAAGATTCGGTTTACCTGTATGCAAAGGAAGACTATTTATGGTATGATGCTTTGCCTGATTATAACTCCTTTAATCCGCGATCATATATGGGATCAAACGATTTGGCTGCATTGCAGGGCGAGGTTGACGCGATATCGCAATTTAAGATCAACCCGGTTACCAATTATCCTTACGAATATAACAGCAGCAACCGTGGCCACGCTAAGTATTCATTTATAGACCAGGGCGAAACTTCGCAGGTTTTAAGCGGAAACAATGGCGACTTTGGTTTTTACCCGGTTTATACACCGATATCGAGTACGGATTTGCGTGTAAGATATGTAAACCCTGGCTCACCAGCGGCAGCTGCCGGTTTACACCGGGGCGATCTGATTTTGAGCATAGCGAATGTTCCCGGTTTGGATGTAAATAATACTACCGATCTCAATGCTATTACTGCTGCGCTTTCTGCCAAAAGCATCGGCATGACATTGAGGCGTGCCAATGGAACAACTTATGCGGTGAATATTGCGGCCGCCAATTATACGGCCAACCCGGTTATGAAAGATACGGTGTATAACACATCCAGCGGTAAAAAAGTAGGCTACCTTGTTTTCTCGGTTTTTACAGATAGCATCAATGCTAAACCTAAACTTGACGCCGCTTTTGATTATTTTATTAACCAGGGCATAACCGATCTGGTGGTTGATTTGCGTTATAACGGGGGCGGTTATGTATCTACGGCTGAGTATCTGGATAATTTAATTGTTCCGGCGGCAAAGTCGGGTGCAAAAATGTACACCGCGTTTTATAATAACAAATTACAAAACGATCAGCACCCTTTATTAAATACACAGTTTAATATTAAACCCGGCGAATTTAGTCAGGCTAACAACACGGTGCTTTTTTCGAAAAAAAAATCGCTTAACCTGAGTAGTAACCGGGTTATTTTTATTGTAACCGGGCGTACCGCTTCTGCCAGTGAGCTAACCATCAATAATTTGCGGCCCCATATGGATGTGAAGTTGATTGGTACTAAATCCTACGGAAAACCAGTTGGATTTTTTAATATCCCGATAAACCGTTATCAGTTATACATAACCGAATTTGAAACCAAAAACGCTGCAAACCAGGGTGGATATTATGCCGGTATGACACCCGCTTCCGCTGATTATCCGGGCTACCTCTCTGCCGACGATGTGACGAAAGATTTTGGCGACCCAACCGAAGGCCTGCTGTCGCACGCGCTGTCGTATATTGATGTGGGTACCTACGCCATTGCTTCGCCGAAGGTTGAAAGTATGGGGAATACTACGCTGTCCGTTCAGCAGCAAAACAACCTGGATGGTAAACTTAACGACCATGCTTTTAATGGAATGATATTTAATAGCCGGATGAAGCGGAAATAA